TCTTGAACAACATTATGAtcataaatgaaaatgaagaaatgatcgtcgcagtgaacgcaatttatgcaattgcgtacagaagcctgaaaaaaattcgggacttcaacggggtttgaacccgtgacctcgcgatgccgttgcgatgctctaccaactgaagccactgacgttgggagcaggtcaattgtgggttcatatgtttccgtgaaagaaatgattgttaatgatatatgaaataaatcatatatgaactgcggaaatcaaatgaaaatgaagaaacgaTCGTCGCaatgaacgcaatttatgcaattacgtgacctcgcgataccggtgcaatgccgttgaagtcctgaatttttttttcaggcgtATAAGTTCCATTATCAACTTTTACCGTCAGTCTTTGATACCTTCTTTTATCCTGTTAGTAACATACATAGATATAACACTAGGTTGTCCTTCAGGATGACCTATGCTATCCCAAAAGCCAGagcaaataatgaaattttCAACATAAGGTTCCAGGGTGGTAAAGTTTGGAATGATGTAATAAGTGATGACATCAAACTTCTTTCTATCAAACGTTTTAAGGAAAAGTTTAAGTCAATTCTTATTGCTAAATATTAATTGCAAGcagatttacaaacaaattggTGGCTTCTTTCACGTGTGGCAAAATTGAGCCGTACCCTCCCCCAGAAGGGAAAACGGGAGGAAGGAACAGCTGTGCGTTGGCTATAAAATAGTCTGCgcgtattaataataataatgtattaGGGCAGAGAGAAGCAAAAAACAGGCTGTTATATTTCAAGCTTCTACATTTTACTTGCATCTCTCAGTTGTTCGATTTCGAGGAAGGGGTACATacagttttgaaagaaaacgtAAATGATACACAGCTGGGGTGTAAAATATTCATGATCCTGTCATTGCGCAGAGCTACAAGCATTATAATTTCAGTGCTTGTTTACGAAGTCATTCTGCCGTGAATTGTCTGAAAGCTTGATATCAAAAGGCATTTTCTTCTGAAATGTTACGCGCACTTTGCTTCGCCGTACTAACTGTGGGGGTAGCCTACATTTTTTGGCATTCACTCGAAAAATCGCAACGCTATAGACATGGCTCATTCGTACCGGTTCGTAATAATTGCGAAGCCATGTGGTTTATAGACGGTAAAGATTATATGTCTGTTGTGGCCGACGCTATTGAGGCTGCCGAGAAGGAAATATTGATAACAGACTGGCAAATTAACCCTGAGATTTTCATGAGAAGACCAGATTCAGGAGTGGATAGCTTGGAATGGCGTCTTGACAAGATACTTTTGAGAAAAGCCAATCAAGGTGTTCAAGTTTGTATCCTGTTATACTGGGAAACGAAGCCATTTTTGGATCTCGGAAGTGATCATGCTGTTAGGCTGCTTGAGCATAGAAATATCGAGATACGACGGCATCCCGATGCCCTCAGTGGAATACAACACCCGGGGACTTTATTTCGGTGGAGTCATCACGAGAAGATGGTGATAGTTGACCGAACTATTGCATTTGTTGGCGGTGTAGATCTTTGCTATGGGCGCTGGGACACTCGCTATCATGAATTGATGGATAATTTTAATATTCATCCTGCTGTGGATGAGAGCCATGCTTCTGAGTCCAAACTTGAGGGATCCATTGAACGAAAATATGCTCGATGGATTGGCAAAGATTACAGGAACACCTTTTACAACAAGGAAAGCCAAACGAACTGGGACAAACCTTTCGAGGACTACGAAGGTGTCGAGAGAAATGAGATCCCTCGAATGCCGTGGCATGATGTCAGCTGCGCTTTTAAGGGAGAAGCCGTACAAGATGCCGTCCGACATTTCATTGACAGATACAAGGGTCTTGTGCCTCCGTGGCAGGCATTTTGGAGCTGGTTTCGAGTAAATTTTCAGTCAGTAGTTAAACCTTTTCCCAACATTTTCCCAGCCCGCAAATCTAAAGCGGAAGAAATTGTCTTCACTTCCGGTGAGCACAATGTCAACATTCAATTCCTTCGATCAGTTGACAAATGGTCGGCTGGTCAAGAACGCGAAGTCTCCATTCATAACGCTTACCTAGATGCGATAAGAAATGCCAGGCACTTCATTTATATCGAAAATCAGTTCTTTATTTCCTCACAAGAAGGATTCTGGCGGAAAGTGCAAAATCGGATCCAGTCGGCACTGGTCGAGAGAATTGTCCGAGCACACAACGCTCGCGAGAATTTTCACGTCATGGTTATGACCCCGCTGAAG
The sequence above is a segment of the Porites lutea chromosome 3, jaPorLute2.1, whole genome shotgun sequence genome. Coding sequences within it:
- the LOC140931071 gene encoding phospholipase D2-like; amino-acid sequence: MLRALCFAVLTVGVAYIFWHSLEKSQRYRHGSFVPVRNNCEAMWFIDGKDYMSVVADAIEAAEKEILITDWQINPEIFMRRPDSGVDSLEWRLDKILLRKANQGVQVCILLYWETKPFLDLGSDHAVRLLEHRNIEIRRHPDALSGIQHPGTLFRWSHHEKMVIVDRTIAFVGGVDLCYGRWDTRYHELMDNFNIHPAVDESHASESKLEGSIERKYARWIGKDYRNTFYNKESQTNWDKPFEDYEGVERNEIPRMPWHDVSCAFKGEAVQDAVRHFIDRYKGLVPPWQAFWSWFRVNFQSVVKPFPNIFPARKSKAEEIVFTSGEHNVNIQFLRSVDKWSAGQEREVSIHNAYLDAIRNARHFIYIENQFFISSQEGFWRKVQNRIQSALVERIVRAHNARENFHVMVMTPLKPEFPGDWDSSDFNGDALRAVTFWNQATIYHGEDSLFKKLEKENIPKDIAKNYFSVYSLRKYDLIEGNFVTEIVYVHSKIMIVDDRVAIIGSANINDRSMQGERDSEVAVIIEDLAMLDGKMNGVDFKVGTFAHSLRCDLFKEHLGLLDDNEDEFEIAIRDPLANSFIKGVRERAEINTVTFLNVFGPGLFPREGIKDLEVLKRYKNIPLPRPDSHTARRLLKNIKGNLVNYPFTFLVKELKASTLDYGNMYVNRGQPPEKPRTILV